The Altererythrobacter sp. Root672 genome includes a window with the following:
- a CDS encoding TonB-dependent receptor plug domain-containing protein: MRLTNIKFGVALGALAFASAAFAQTEAQGDETAESAETTTEGNEIVVVGNRRATPALESASLIDVFSQDELDRGGAVTLQQSLFRLSPSINFPQGAAARVGGGATRSLSLRGQNPDLTLLLVNGKRRHGSVSTGGTFPYGGAGYSDVNTIPVAAVSQVEVLLDGASAQYGSDAIAGVVNLTLREDDGGGAITTTLGTYKEGDGETGAVSGWVGTGLGNGGFLNISADYSRRGSTDRSGPDIRPRYFRIAADGSPLPANSTQGVADPREPYGRDQVGQWGNAAIEHAAILVNAGLPLSDSVEAYAWVNYANTDTRSWVNPQVPSSPSNVRAIFPDGFQVIGEYYDDNYSGVAGLRYDTGDAGEFDLSLVYGRHERDTHNFNLVSPSYGLASKTDLYSGQVVADQLIASLDYDRDLDVSWLARPLAIQAGVSFRREQWWVNKTGEEQSWNHGGQPILDGPTAGDPAGWGGTEQGIAPWDVTAGDREVYSAYIGADFHITDKLLIDVTARGEQYSDFGWTTTGKISARYDFSPAFALRGTVSNGYHAPTVGQLAYQSSGYAGTWNHSGVVPAPNRTRQVQPDSSVAAALGGGPLEPEKAVNISAGFVWRPASNASLTVDLYQIEVDNRIVTTQALTGPIVEAATRAAGIPEYKSITFFVNGLDTRTRGVDILASYEADLGSAGQLDLSAGFSRYDTKVLWVRPNEVTSIDLFQRNVILNPELGTPEYKVVLGANWRLGDFSASLNQLFYGKYTYVHPTNPAFDEEYGEKGYTNLEVSYDVTPDARVTVGANNLFDTYPAQFIPQNQVNGINRYSFIHPEGANGAYYYLRVGVNF; the protein is encoded by the coding sequence GCGCTGAGACAACAACAGAAGGCAACGAAATCGTCGTCGTCGGCAACCGGCGCGCCACGCCCGCGCTCGAGAGCGCCAGCCTGATCGACGTGTTTTCGCAAGACGAACTCGACAGGGGTGGCGCGGTCACGCTGCAGCAAAGCCTGTTCCGCCTGTCGCCCTCGATCAACTTTCCGCAAGGCGCGGCCGCTCGCGTTGGCGGTGGCGCCACGCGCTCGCTCTCGCTGCGGGGGCAGAACCCCGATCTGACGCTCTTGCTGGTGAACGGCAAGCGACGCCACGGCTCCGTGTCGACCGGCGGAACCTTCCCCTACGGCGGCGCTGGCTATTCCGACGTGAACACCATTCCGGTGGCCGCCGTGTCCCAGGTCGAGGTGCTGCTGGATGGCGCATCGGCACAGTACGGCTCCGACGCGATTGCCGGCGTGGTCAACTTGACCTTGCGCGAGGATGACGGCGGCGGTGCGATCACGACCACGCTCGGCACTTACAAGGAAGGCGATGGGGAGACCGGTGCGGTCAGCGGTTGGGTCGGTACCGGCCTGGGCAATGGCGGTTTCCTCAATATCAGCGCCGACTATTCGCGGCGCGGTTCCACCGATCGAAGCGGACCTGACATTCGGCCCCGCTACTTCCGCATCGCAGCCGATGGCAGCCCCTTGCCCGCCAACAGCACCCAGGGTGTTGCGGACCCGCGCGAACCCTATGGCCGCGATCAGGTGGGGCAGTGGGGCAACGCGGCGATCGAACACGCCGCGATCCTCGTCAATGCTGGCTTGCCCCTGTCGGACAGCGTCGAAGCTTATGCCTGGGTGAACTACGCCAACACCGATACACGCAGCTGGGTGAACCCTCAGGTTCCGTCTTCGCCTTCGAACGTGCGTGCGATTTTCCCGGACGGCTTCCAGGTGATCGGCGAATACTACGATGACAACTACTCGGGCGTCGCCGGCCTGCGCTATGACACGGGTGATGCTGGCGAGTTCGACCTGTCGCTGGTCTACGGGCGCCATGAACGCGACACCCACAACTTCAACCTGGTCTCGCCCAGCTACGGCTTAGCCAGCAAGACTGATCTCTATTCGGGGCAGGTGGTCGCCGACCAGCTGATCGCCAGCCTCGACTATGATCGTGACCTCGACGTCTCCTGGCTTGCCCGACCGCTGGCCATTCAGGCAGGCGTGTCCTTCCGGCGCGAGCAATGGTGGGTCAACAAGACCGGCGAGGAACAGTCCTGGAACCATGGCGGCCAGCCGATCCTGGACGGGCCCACTGCCGGTGACCCGGCTGGTTGGGGCGGAACAGAGCAGGGCATCGCACCCTGGGACGTCACCGCGGGCGACCGTGAAGTCTACAGTGCTTATATCGGCGCGGATTTCCACATCACCGACAAGCTGCTGATCGACGTGACCGCGCGAGGCGAGCAGTATTCCGACTTCGGTTGGACGACGACCGGCAAGATCTCGGCGCGCTATGACTTCTCGCCAGCCTTCGCGCTGCGCGGCACGGTCAGCAACGGCTACCATGCGCCTACGGTGGGCCAGCTCGCCTACCAGAGCAGCGGTTATGCCGGCACCTGGAACCACAGCGGCGTCGTGCCGGCGCCGAACCGCACACGTCAGGTGCAGCCCGACAGCTCGGTGGCCGCCGCTCTCGGCGGTGGACCGCTCGAGCCGGAAAAGGCGGTCAACATTTCCGCCGGCTTCGTCTGGCGTCCCGCCTCTAACGCTTCGCTTACGGTCGATCTTTACCAGATCGAAGTCGACAACCGCATCGTGACGACCCAGGCCCTCACGGGGCCGATCGTCGAAGCGGCGACAAGGGCCGCGGGTATCCCGGAATACAAGAGCATCACGTTCTTCGTGAACGGCCTCGATACTCGAACGCGCGGGGTGGACATCCTGGCGAGCTACGAGGCGGATCTCGGAAGTGCGGGACAACTGGACCTGTCGGCCGGGTTTAGCCGCTACGACACCAAGGTCTTGTGGGTCCGTCCGAACGAGGTGACTTCGATCGACCTGTTCCAGCGCAACGTCATTCTCAATCCGGAATTGGGTACGCCGGAATACAAGGTGGTGTTGGGAGCGAACTGGCGCCTGGGGGATTTCTCAGCTTCGCTCAACCAGCTGTTCTACGGCAAGTATACCTACGTCCACCCGACCAACCCGGCCTTCGACGAGGAGTACGGCGAGAAGGGATATACGAACCTCGAGGTCAGCTACGACGTCACACCAGATGCGCGTGTCACCGTGGGTGCCAACAACCTGTTCGACACCTATCCGGCACAGTTCATCCCGCAGAACCAGGTGAATGGGATCAATCGATATTCCTTCATCCATCCTGAGGGCGCGAACGGCGCCTACTATTACCTGCGAGTGGGTGTGAACTTCTGA
- a CDS encoding amidohydrolase family protein has translation MNATRRHFLRAAGAATAVAYSARWAPALAAEAYPVLVDWHSHYVSDAELKFLAARNAAPRLIRGDDGVASIDNLPTASGAGLAFTGVARSNVEARLRQMDANGVKRQLLSQTIPLGLDATLAIEDQRTLYRAYNDELAQVLQRHPGRFLAVAALPSADPQWAADELRRAQRELGFIGGSLPLNAFISLKSARTLAPLFAEAQKLGSHFLIHRGPASALLPDQPPIIIPEDTAFARWGLINGLHLTSGGITLGLTDFLDPYPDVSVEIVMLAGYLPHLLDSWIDAGRENGIADPLARLRRLYLDTGPYSRNGEWVAQAVRKLGADRILFGTDYGVGGGERGNIAPSISTLNSALTPQERRRIYVENSRELLKARGIEA, from the coding sequence ATGAACGCAACCCGGCGCCATTTTCTCAGAGCCGCGGGCGCGGCCACGGCAGTCGCCTATTCCGCCAGGTGGGCACCCGCGCTGGCTGCCGAGGCCTATCCCGTCCTTGTCGATTGGCACAGCCACTATGTCTCGGATGCCGAGCTCAAGTTCCTCGCCGCGCGGAACGCCGCTCCGCGCCTGATCCGCGGCGATGACGGCGTCGCCAGCATCGACAACCTGCCCACGGCCTCAGGAGCAGGTCTGGCCTTCACCGGCGTGGCTCGTTCCAATGTAGAAGCTCGGCTTCGGCAAATGGACGCCAATGGTGTAAAGCGGCAGTTGTTGTCGCAGACAATTCCGTTGGGCTTAGACGCGACTTTGGCGATCGAGGATCAACGCACACTTTATCGAGCCTACAACGACGAATTGGCGCAAGTCCTGCAGCGCCATCCTGGCCGGTTTCTGGCGGTGGCGGCTTTGCCGTCGGCCGATCCTCAGTGGGCGGCGGACGAACTCCGCCGAGCGCAACGCGAGCTGGGCTTCATCGGTGGATCATTGCCGCTCAATGCCTTCATTTCGCTGAAGTCTGCGCGGACGCTGGCCCCTCTTTTCGCTGAGGCGCAGAAGCTCGGGAGCCATTTCCTCATCCACCGGGGTCCGGCGAGCGCATTGCTGCCCGATCAGCCACCGATCATCATCCCCGAAGACACGGCCTTCGCCCGCTGGGGTCTCATAAACGGTTTGCACCTAACCTCGGGTGGCATCACTCTGGGGCTCACCGACTTTCTTGATCCCTATCCCGATGTGAGCGTCGAAATCGTGATGCTTGCCGGCTACTTGCCGCACCTGCTGGACAGCTGGATCGACGCGGGGCGCGAGAATGGCATTGCCGATCCGCTCGCACGCCTGCGGCGCCTTTATCTCGATACCGGACCGTATAGCCGGAATGGCGAGTGGGTCGCGCAAGCGGTTCGCAAGCTTGGCGCCGATCGGATCCTGTTTGGCACCGACTATGGCGTGGGCGGGGGTGAGAGGGGGAACATCGCACCGTCAATCTCCACCTTGAACAGCGCGCTGACCCCGCAGGAACGGCGGCGGATCTACGTGGAGAACAGTCGCGAGCTGCTTAAGGCACGAGGCATCGAAGCTTAG